A genomic region of Nostoc sp. UHCC 0702 contains the following coding sequences:
- a CDS encoding TIGR02588 family protein gives MTQTEEKSQRSSAEWVTFSIASLILAVIVSLVVYTWLNDKNQPPILSVSNKQTVREIDGQFYVPFEIVNTGGETAESVQIMAELEIDGKVVETGEQQIDFLSTDEKEAGAFVFTKNPQQGKLTLRVSSYKSP, from the coding sequence ATGACTCAAACAGAAGAAAAATCACAACGCTCTTCAGCTGAATGGGTGACATTCAGCATTGCTTCATTAATCCTAGCAGTAATTGTTAGCTTGGTAGTGTACACTTGGCTCAACGACAAAAATCAACCCCCCATACTTTCTGTTAGTAACAAACAAACAGTCAGGGAAATTGATGGACAATTTTATGTACCCTTTGAAATCGTGAATACTGGGGGAGAAACAGCAGAGTCAGTTCAGATTATGGCTGAACTAGAGATTGACGGCAAAGTGGTAGAAACAGGAGAACAACAAATAGACTTTCTATCTACTGATGAAAAAGAAGCAGGAGCATTTGTATTTACTAAAAATCCTCAGCAAGGTAAATTAACTTTGCGTGTTTCCAGCTACAAATCACCCTAA
- a CDS encoding TIGR02587 family membrane protein, which produces MVTKHKKNVWAREINDIIRGACGGFLFGIPLLYTMEVWWIGSLVKPQQMLMAIALMFSAVFLLNKTEGFRKRKRNLRTYEALIDTIEAIAIGLACSTLVLLLLRELTLETSLKETLGKIIFESVPFTLGVALANQFLGDTNNSNTEAQTNKTTNYKQDGLQATLSDMGATLIGATVIAFNIAPTDEIPMLAAAVSPPWLLAMIAASLVISYGIVFQAGFSDQEKRRQQQGIFQRPSSETIMSYLLSLLAGAFMLWFFQKITFDDPWTMWLDHTLVLGLPATIGGAAGRLAI; this is translated from the coding sequence GTGGTAACAAAGCATAAGAAAAATGTCTGGGCAAGAGAGATAAATGATATAATTCGGGGCGCTTGTGGCGGTTTTTTATTTGGTATCCCGTTACTATACACAATGGAGGTTTGGTGGATTGGCTCACTTGTAAAACCACAACAAATGCTGATGGCGATCGCATTAATGTTTTCCGCAGTTTTCTTACTCAACAAGACAGAAGGCTTTCGCAAACGCAAACGTAATTTGCGAACTTATGAAGCATTAATAGATACCATAGAAGCAATAGCGATCGGACTAGCTTGTTCTACCTTAGTGCTGTTATTATTGCGAGAACTAACATTAGAAACATCTCTCAAAGAAACTTTAGGTAAAATCATCTTTGAAAGTGTACCTTTTACCCTTGGTGTAGCATTAGCCAACCAATTTTTAGGTGATACTAATAACAGCAATACAGAAGCACAGACAAATAAAACAACCAACTACAAACAGGATGGCTTACAAGCCACCCTCTCTGATATGGGTGCAACCTTAATTGGTGCCACCGTAATTGCATTTAATATTGCCCCAACTGATGAAATTCCCATGCTTGCAGCCGCAGTTTCACCACCTTGGCTTTTAGCGATGATCGCTGCATCTTTGGTGATATCCTATGGTATTGTATTTCAGGCAGGCTTTTCAGACCAGGAAAAACGTAGGCAACAACAGGGAATTTTTCAAAGACCATCAAGTGAAACTATTATGTCTTACTTGTTGTCCCTACTAGCAGGCGCTTTTATGCTTTGGTTCTTTCAAAAAATAACTTTCGATGACCCTTGGACAATGTGGTTAGACCATACCTTAGTGTTAGGTTTACCTGCAACCATTGGTGGTGCGGCTGGTAGATTAGCAATATGA
- a CDS encoding ChaB family protein produces the protein MPETYQAERTISAVFKEQKQIDDVIRRLLDRGVPRDHISVLGRNFQSETRISGFITKKDIILGGLRTGAIFGSLFGSFLSLLTGVGVLFIPFVGPIVAAGPISALLLGAASGAIAGSAGAGLVSVLTAWGLPEDKAAIYQTRLQAGEFLLMAEVPSDRAGEFQLLLESGGGEEINTVEKTFTRPCLGPCNSAEDLSPEVRSHLSPDAQGTFIERYNAVLSETSDEFNAEQAAWEAVHKNFDEDENGVWSKAKVSV, from the coding sequence GTGCCAGAAACTTATCAAGCAGAACGTACAATCTCGGCTGTATTTAAAGAACAAAAGCAGATTGATGATGTTATTCGACGTTTACTCGACAGAGGTGTGCCTAGAGATCATATTTCAGTTCTAGGTAGAAATTTCCAGTCGGAAACTCGAATTTCTGGCTTTATTACTAAGAAAGATATAATTCTTGGAGGTTTGCGAACAGGAGCAATTTTTGGCTCTTTGTTTGGTTCATTTCTCAGTTTACTTACAGGCGTAGGCGTACTGTTTATTCCCTTTGTGGGGCCAATTGTGGCAGCAGGGCCAATCAGTGCTTTGTTATTAGGGGCTGCTAGTGGTGCGATCGCAGGTAGTGCAGGTGCAGGTTTAGTGTCTGTTCTGACTGCTTGGGGATTACCAGAAGATAAAGCCGCTATCTATCAAACTCGCTTACAAGCTGGCGAGTTCTTATTAATGGCAGAAGTTCCCAGCGATCGCGCTGGCGAATTTCAATTGCTACTCGAAAGTGGCGGTGGCGAAGAAATTAACACTGTTGAGAAAACATTTACTCGCCCTTGTCTTGGCCCTTGCAACAGTGCAGAAGATTTATCTCCTGAGGTTCGTTCCCATCTTTCCCCAGATGCTCAGGGTACATTCATTGAACGCTATAATGCTGTTTTAAGTGAGACAAGTGATGAGTTCAATGCTGAACAAGCTGCTTGGGAAGCTGTTCACAAAAACTTTGATGAAGATGAAAATGGCGTTTGGTCAAAGGCTAAGGTAAGCGTTTAA
- a CDS encoding CsbD family protein produces MSIEKRVEATAKNIEGKLQEAIGEVTGNPADKVEGQVKQDESQVIHTTENIKDEIKDSLK; encoded by the coding sequence ATGAGTATCGAAAAAAGAGTAGAAGCAACAGCAAAAAATATCGAAGGTAAGCTACAAGAGGCAATTGGCGAAGTTACCGGCAATCCAGCAGACAAGGTTGAAGGACAAGTCAAGCAAGATGAGTCTCAGGTTATTCACACTACAGAAAACATCAAAGATGAAATCAAGGATAGTCTCAAATAA
- a CDS encoding AAA family ATPase, translated as MEFDYFRNNESNPPNTKGQSLIASGWRPFQRDFDWEFLWQLWQNDTQELTQKAFNLTSNFAEVLGRNNYTWWANLLSIASDNTRYEVEKFWNYITPDPQSPDHRYKDVLSTETPIVQFVSRSSIPIDYVLNRLQEITVLRVLHLLERPDIITQYYLERDFYFPADKFVSWERLDVVNTVYAYWSKHDIWLQIELYDRGRRQYTLMSQNISPLINKATYDLAVMLSGYQSRVGKVHSQFPIRTFPADIQNFTDTVQQAVLNQNQLAVVVHGEPGTGKTAWTQAVAKEILVPLGYVIFILDHDAIANFVPPTYLERICIIINEADNLAQNRASEVAQYNNKTEHILSLLDGTLYQSVIDDSGIQIKQRLVILMTCNTTERLDPAMLRKGRVDLMCEFTQRFV; from the coding sequence ATGGAATTTGATTACTTTAGAAATAATGAAAGCAATCCTCCAAATACTAAAGGGCAAAGCTTAATTGCTAGCGGTTGGCGACCATTTCAACGAGATTTCGACTGGGAATTTTTATGGCAGTTGTGGCAAAATGACACACAAGAATTAACACAAAAAGCTTTCAATTTAACAAGTAATTTTGCTGAAGTTTTAGGACGAAATAATTATACTTGGTGGGCTAACTTATTAAGTATTGCATCTGATAATACTCGCTACGAAGTTGAGAAATTTTGGAATTATATTACACCAGACCCGCAATCACCAGATCATCGCTACAAAGATGTTTTGAGTACAGAAACGCCTATCGTACAATTTGTTAGTCGTAGCAGCATTCCTATTGATTACGTTCTGAACCGCCTGCAAGAAATTACTGTATTACGGGTTTTACACCTTTTAGAGCGTCCTGATATTATTACCCAGTATTATTTAGAAAGAGATTTTTATTTCCCTGCCGATAAATTTGTGAGTTGGGAGCGTTTAGACGTTGTTAATACAGTTTATGCTTATTGGTCGAAGCATGATATTTGGCTACAAATTGAACTTTACGATCGCGGGCGACGACAATATACTTTAATGTCGCAAAACATCTCGCCATTGATTAATAAAGCGACTTACGATTTAGCAGTCATGCTGAGTGGATATCAAAGTCGTGTAGGCAAGGTTCACAGTCAATTTCCTATTCGGACTTTTCCAGCAGATATTCAAAACTTTACTGACACAGTACAACAGGCAGTACTCAATCAAAATCAGCTAGCGGTTGTGGTACATGGCGAACCAGGTACAGGTAAAACCGCATGGACACAAGCAGTAGCAAAAGAAATTCTTGTACCTTTAGGGTATGTGATTTTTATTTTAGATCATGATGCGATCGCTAACTTTGTGCCGCCTACTTATTTAGAGCGGATTTGTATCATCATCAACGAAGCTGATAACTTGGCACAAAATCGTGCATCTGAAGTAGCACAATACAATAACAAAACAGAACACATTTTAAGTTTGCTGGATGGTACTTTATATCAAAGTGTGATTGATGACTCTGGTATTCAGATCAAGCAGCGGTTAGTTATTTTGATGACTTGTAACACCACTGAAAGATTAGATCCGGCAATGTTGCGGAAAGGAAGAGTAGATTTGATGTGTGAATTTACCCAAAGATTTGTTTAA
- a CDS encoding DNA starvation/stationary phase protection protein produces MRPINIGLTEEQRQGVIDLLNHDLADSYVVLVKTKKYHWDVVGPQFRSLHQLWEEHYEKLTLNIDALAERVRALGGYPVGTMEGFLKIATIKEHAGDVPNATGMVANLVEDHEQIVRNLREHIDRSSEQFHDEGTADFLTGLMEEHEEIAWMLRSFIEGEALEPNGAKPATEAKTPVGV; encoded by the coding sequence ATGCGTCCGATAAACATTGGTTTGACAGAAGAACAGCGTCAAGGTGTAATTGATCTGTTGAATCATGATTTAGCAGATTCTTATGTGGTGTTGGTAAAAACTAAAAAGTACCACTGGGATGTGGTTGGCCCTCAGTTCCGCAGCTTGCACCAACTTTGGGAAGAACACTACGAAAAATTAACTCTAAATATTGATGCCTTGGCAGAGCGGGTTCGTGCTTTGGGTGGCTATCCAGTTGGGACAATGGAAGGATTTCTGAAGATTGCTACTATTAAGGAACATGCTGGTGATGTTCCTAATGCAACGGGGATGGTAGCTAATCTTGTGGAAGATCACGAACAGATTGTTCGCAATTTAAGAGAGCATATCGATCGCTCTAGTGAACAGTTTCATGATGAAGGAACTGCTGACTTTCTGACTGGACTGATGGAAGAACATGAAGAAATAGCTTGGATGCTGCGCTCATTCATTGAAGGAGAAGCTTTAGAACCGAATGGTGCAAAGCCAGCAACTGAAGCTAAAACCCCTGTAGGCGTGTAG
- a CDS encoding HAMP domain-containing histidine kinase — MSVLENSKIDRILAVDDTRDNLILVQTILESEGYEVDLVADGRTALDHVEQSPPDLILLDVMMPGMDGYEVTRRIRNNPAISYIPILLITAFHESSVVEGLDAGADDFIRKPFDTDELLARVRSLLRLKHSLDEQKKMARQREDFVSRLTHDLRTPLVAADRMLDLFQQETFCKISPEMKQAIAVMIRSNKNLMQMVNTLLEVYRFEAGKKTLNWETCDLPEIIQEVISELTPLASEKNLILKLDTSGLEQGKEDAGVMMGDALEIRRVFNNLIGNAIKFTDTGGITITISEQSANPQGKDWLTITVEDTGYGIAPEDQATIFERFRQGRNKRSGSGLGLHLSSRIVEAHGGAIAVASQLGQGTVFTVQLPKHG; from the coding sequence ATGTCAGTTCTTGAAAATTCTAAAATTGATCGGATTCTTGCCGTTGATGATACTAGAGATAATCTCATTTTGGTTCAGACTATTTTAGAAAGTGAGGGGTATGAGGTTGATTTAGTCGCAGATGGCAGAACAGCTTTAGACCATGTTGAACAATCGCCACCCGATTTGATTCTTTTAGATGTAATGATGCCAGGGATGGATGGTTATGAAGTTACACGTCGCATTCGTAATAACCCTGCTATCAGTTATATTCCCATTTTGTTGATTACAGCCTTTCACGAATCAAGTGTTGTCGAAGGTTTAGATGCTGGTGCGGATGATTTTATTCGCAAACCATTTGATACTGATGAACTCTTAGCAAGAGTGCGATCGCTATTGCGTCTCAAGCATAGTCTTGACGAACAAAAAAAGATGGCACGTCAACGGGAAGACTTTGTTTCTCGTCTGACTCATGATTTGCGAACTCCTTTAGTAGCAGCAGACCGGATGCTTGATTTGTTTCAACAAGAAACTTTCTGTAAGATTTCGCCAGAAATGAAACAAGCGATCGCTGTCATGATTCGCAGTAACAAAAATTTGATGCAAATGGTTAATACCCTGCTAGAAGTCTATCGTTTCGAGGCAGGTAAAAAGACATTAAATTGGGAAACCTGCGACCTACCAGAAATTATCCAAGAAGTAATTAGTGAACTAACTCCCCTTGCCAGTGAAAAAAACTTGATTTTGAAATTAGACACCAGTGGGTTAGAACAAGGTAAAGAAGACGCTGGTGTGATGATGGGTGATGCTTTGGAAATACGGCGTGTATTTAACAACTTAATTGGCAATGCCATCAAGTTTACAGATACAGGTGGTATCACAATTACTATTTCCGAACAATCCGCTAATCCTCAAGGTAAAGATTGGCTCACCATCACAGTAGAAGACACAGGTTATGGCATAGCACCTGAAGACCAAGCAACCATTTTTGAGCGGTTTCGCCAAGGTAGAAATAAACGTTCAGGGAGTGGCTTAGGACTACATTTATCAAGCCGAATTGTAGAAGCTCATGGTGGCGCGATCGCAGTTGCCTCACAATTAGGTCAAGGCACAGTATTCACAGTGCAACTACCAAAACATGGTTGA
- a CDS encoding response regulator produces the protein MYLAHSFMSDKKKHNSQQPLVLAVEDHDDSLLLMSYALESLGCRFICQADSSTTLVVAKEYQPDLIILDILLPGLSGIDVVHQLKQEPLTYQIPVVAVTALASREDREQILMAGFDEYISKPYMLEDLETIIQRLLSGKFEAYSAYELCQD, from the coding sequence ATGTATCTGGCACATTCATTTATGAGTGATAAAAAGAAGCACAACTCTCAGCAGCCATTAGTGTTGGCAGTAGAAGACCATGATGATAGTCTACTGTTGATGAGTTATGCTCTTGAATCACTTGGCTGTCGATTCATTTGTCAAGCAGACAGTTCCACAACACTAGTAGTGGCAAAAGAGTATCAGCCAGACTTAATCATCTTAGATATTCTGCTACCAGGTCTAAGTGGAATCGATGTTGTGCATCAATTAAAGCAAGAACCGCTAACCTACCAAATTCCAGTGGTAGCGGTGACAGCTTTAGCTAGTAGAGAAGATCGAGAACAGATTCTCATGGCGGGTTTTGATGAGTACATCAGCAAACCTTACATGCTTGAGGATCTAGAGACGATAATTCAACGCTTGTTATCTGGTAAATTTGAGGCTTACTCGGCTTATGAATTATGCCAAGATTAG
- a CDS encoding GlsB/YeaQ/YmgE family stress response membrane protein: MNIIAWIILGLIAGAIAKAIYPGHQGGGIIATMVLGIIGAVIGGTIATLLDTGRLQLTAATLSIPGLIIAIIGAMIAIFLWGLITGRRSY, translated from the coding sequence ATGAATATTATAGCTTGGATAATTCTTGGATTAATAGCCGGAGCCATAGCTAAAGCAATTTACCCTGGTCATCAAGGTGGCGGAATTATTGCAACTATGGTTCTAGGTATCATCGGTGCTGTAATTGGAGGGACTATAGCCACCCTCTTAGACACAGGAAGACTACAACTAACCGCAGCAACTCTCAGTATTCCTGGTTTAATTATTGCTATTATTGGTGCAATGATTGCAATTTTTCTGTGGGGCTTGATTACTGGCCGTAGGAGTTATTAG
- a CDS encoding N-acetyltransferase, with protein sequence MQPQPLHLQIRPETILDIDAIAKVNQLAFGQENEGLLVERIRQSGRFIPALSLVAEVDGEVVGHILFSYVDLVGEEKLPVLALAPLAVYPQFQRQGIGSQLVAAGLAIADTMQEPMAIVLGHPAFYTRFGFKRSVLYGIKPPFAVPEEAFMIKPLQQYQAAYQGIVTYPPAFDGV encoded by the coding sequence ATGCAACCTCAGCCACTCCACCTACAAATTCGTCCTGAAACCATTTTAGATATAGATGCGATCGCCAAAGTGAATCAGCTAGCATTTGGACAGGAAAATGAAGGGTTGCTAGTCGAACGAATTCGCCAAAGCGGCCGCTTTATTCCTGCACTTTCCCTAGTCGCCGAAGTTGATGGTGAAGTCGTCGGTCATATTCTTTTCAGCTATGTCGATTTAGTGGGTGAGGAAAAATTGCCTGTTTTGGCCTTGGCACCTTTAGCAGTGTATCCCCAATTTCAAAGACAAGGTATTGGCAGCCAGTTAGTTGCAGCCGGACTGGCGATCGCTGATACAATGCAAGAACCTATGGCGATCGTACTCGGACATCCTGCCTTCTACACTCGATTTGGCTTCAAGCGATCGGTGCTATACGGTATCAAGCCGCCTTTTGCAGTACCAGAAGAAGCTTTTATGATTAAGCCACTCCAACAATATCAAGCAGCTTATCAAGGAATAGTCACTTATCCCCCCGCTTTTGATGGAGTTTAA
- a CDS encoding site-specific DNA-methyltransferase: MTSPSNISNIVPEVESDGLGEIDDLDQQLHDRFQNKFIVQPSLTRVLVSFQANKTRPIYRWYKYKEAFSASLVELLCQQYKVIQGKILDPFAGSGTALFAASQVGIDADGIELLPIGQQIINTKRLLDIEFTSDDFKRLKTWLQLQPWKQFNNKIALPEFRITKGAYPEVTKTAIEQYLEACRQENTRVHAVFKFALLCVLESISYTRKDGQYLRWDYRSGRGQGKKPFNKGEILEFDKAITNKINEIIDDLEPSTQQIELFSSNKNQGQIYLCGGSSLEVMPQLSDATYDAIITSPPYCNRYDYTRTYALELALLGISEPELINLRQKMLSCTVENRPKDLLAINSDWNKALKIAESQNLLQAIFKYLQNQKSQGLLNNSGIPRMVKGYFYEMACVIQECFRVLKPGAFLFMVNDNVRYAGASISVDMILSEFAEQLGFTVENILVLPSDKGNSSQQMGHHGREPLRKCVYVWKKQ; this comes from the coding sequence GTGACAAGTCCGTCAAACATCTCTAATATTGTGCCTGAAGTAGAAAGTGATGGTTTAGGAGAGATTGACGACCTTGATCAGCAATTACATGATCGCTTTCAAAACAAGTTCATAGTTCAGCCTTCGCTTACCCGAGTTTTAGTTAGTTTTCAAGCTAACAAAACTAGACCGATTTATCGGTGGTACAAATACAAGGAAGCCTTTTCTGCCTCTCTTGTCGAACTTTTGTGTCAACAATATAAAGTGATTCAAGGCAAGATTTTAGACCCTTTTGCAGGCAGTGGAACTGCATTGTTTGCTGCTAGTCAGGTTGGAATCGATGCTGATGGTATTGAATTGTTACCCATAGGTCAACAGATAATTAATACTAAAAGACTTTTAGATATTGAATTCACTTCTGATGATTTTAAAAGGTTAAAAACCTGGCTACAGTTGCAGCCTTGGAAACAGTTTAATAACAAAATTGCGCTGCCAGAGTTCAGAATTACCAAAGGAGCTTACCCCGAAGTAACTAAAACTGCAATTGAACAATATCTTGAAGCTTGTCGTCAAGAAAACACTAGAGTTCACGCAGTTTTTAAATTTGCTTTGCTGTGTGTTTTAGAGTCCATCAGTTACACACGTAAAGATGGACAGTATCTGCGTTGGGATTATCGTTCCGGTCGTGGACAGGGAAAGAAGCCGTTTAATAAAGGTGAGATTCTAGAATTTGATAAAGCTATTACTAACAAAATTAACGAAATTATCGATGACTTAGAACCTTCTACACAACAGATTGAGCTTTTTTCGAGTAACAAAAATCAAGGTCAAATATATCTTTGTGGAGGTTCTTCTCTTGAAGTCATGCCACAATTATCTGATGCTACATACGATGCAATTATCACATCCCCGCCCTATTGTAATCGATACGACTATACTCGTACCTACGCACTAGAACTAGCTTTACTTGGTATTTCTGAACCAGAATTAATTAATCTTCGCCAGAAAATGCTCAGTTGTACGGTTGAAAATCGCCCTAAAGATTTATTAGCTATTAATTCAGACTGGAATAAAGCCTTGAAAATTGCTGAATCACAAAACCTATTACAGGCTATATTCAAATATTTACAAAATCAAAAATCACAAGGTTTATTGAACAACAGTGGTATCCCAAGAATGGTAAAGGGCTATTTTTATGAGATGGCTTGTGTCATCCAGGAATGCTTTCGCGTTCTCAAACCTGGAGCATTTTTATTTATGGTTAATGACAATGTACGCTACGCAGGCGCAAGCATTTCAGTAGATATGATTCTCTCTGAGTTTGCTGAACAATTAGGTTTTACTGTTGAAAATATTCTTGTTTTACCAAGTGATAAAGGCAATAGTAGCCAACAAATGGGTCATCATGGGCGCGAACCTTTGCGGAAGTGCGTTTATGTATGGAAAAAGCAATAA
- a CDS encoding threo-3-hydroxy-L-aspartate ammonia-lyase has translation MPQPNSVTINDVQAAQKRLFGVAHQTPVLTSRIVNDRTNSQVFFKCENFQRTGAFKFRGAYNALAQLTDSEKQRGVITFSSGNHGQAIALAGKLLNIPTTIVMPDDAPVVKQAATQSYGAEIILYNREETKREELAQTLASDRGLTLIPPYDHPHIIAGQGTAAAELIQEVGQLDLLLVCCGGGGLISGCAIATKALLPDCQIIGVEPELGDDATRSFHSKTLQTVNNPDTIADGARTPSLGKITFPLVLHYVDDMVTVSESAIIRTMFFLWSRLKIVVEPTGVLAAAALLEGVVTVPKAKIGVIISGGNVDLAQVGKLFTVGE, from the coding sequence ATGCCACAGCCTAACTCGGTTACTATCAATGATGTGCAAGCAGCACAAAAACGTCTTTTTGGTGTTGCCCATCAAACACCCGTGCTAACTTCTAGAATTGTCAACGATCGCACCAATAGCCAAGTATTTTTTAAGTGCGAAAATTTTCAACGCACAGGCGCTTTTAAATTCCGAGGCGCATACAACGCATTAGCACAGCTAACCGATAGCGAAAAACAACGGGGTGTAATCACCTTTTCTTCTGGAAATCATGGACAAGCGATCGCTTTAGCTGGGAAACTGCTAAATATACCCACAACTATTGTCATGCCTGATGATGCTCCTGTGGTGAAGCAAGCAGCGACTCAAAGTTATGGTGCAGAAATTATTCTGTACAACCGAGAAGAAACTAAGCGCGAAGAATTAGCCCAAACTTTAGCAAGCGATCGCGGTTTGACACTCATTCCCCCTTACGATCATCCTCATATCATCGCCGGACAAGGTACAGCAGCAGCTGAACTAATTCAAGAAGTTGGTCAACTGGACTTATTATTAGTTTGTTGTGGCGGTGGCGGATTAATTTCTGGTTGTGCTATCGCAACTAAAGCACTTTTACCCGATTGTCAAATCATTGGCGTAGAACCGGAACTAGGCGATGATGCGACTCGTTCCTTTCACAGCAAAACTCTGCAAACTGTTAACAATCCTGATACTATTGCTGATGGCGCTCGTACTCCCAGCCTTGGTAAAATTACTTTCCCCCTAGTGCTGCATTACGTCGATGATATGGTGACGGTATCTGAGTCAGCGATTATTCGCACCATGTTTTTCTTGTGGTCACGGCTGAAAATTGTCGTTGAACCTACAGGAGTATTGGCGGCTGCTGCTTTACTAGAAGGTGTGGTGACAGTACCAAAAGCAAAAATTGGTGTGATCATCAGCGGTGGAAATGTCGATTTGGCACAGGTAGGTAAATTATTTACTGTAGGAGAATAA
- a CDS encoding type II restriction endonuclease, producing MCAYRNHLKSIDDLVTTYEATRAGFVALALEKNRRATPYVAEARALQEAASEAENAADLLKVKGIEMGLLTAAGLSDKSLAHLMPEDKIEAINGLIKNFLEPAGANFVEELVFRFLLTRGDTLGGSMRNVGGALAQRKLTRAILSTLTIAGNKYHWQHSKTKKWIAMTNNDSEIELSLRGISWESEIGNRTLIYNLTVPLVRSNVDLCLFNLAPSELVANKSSAIEPSVVAPYVIALGELKGGIDPAGADEHWKTAQAALNRIREAFAKVGHSPFTFFVGSAIAKRMAGEIWNQLENGTLSNAANLNQENQVASISRWLCKL from the coding sequence ATGTGTGCCTATCGTAACCATCTGAAATCTATTGATGATCTGGTAACAACCTACGAAGCAACTCGTGCAGGTTTTGTTGCACTTGCACTTGAAAAGAATCGACGTGCTACACCTTACGTTGCCGAAGCAAGGGCACTTCAAGAAGCTGCTAGTGAAGCTGAGAATGCTGCTGACTTATTAAAAGTTAAGGGCATTGAGATGGGACTGTTAACTGCGGCTGGGTTATCTGACAAATCTCTTGCACATCTAATGCCAGAGGACAAAATTGAAGCGATAAATGGTCTGATCAAGAATTTTCTTGAGCCAGCAGGTGCAAACTTTGTAGAGGAATTAGTTTTTAGATTCTTGCTAACTCGTGGTGATACGCTTGGTGGCTCAATGCGTAATGTTGGAGGTGCATTGGCACAAAGAAAACTGACTCGTGCAATTCTTTCAACTCTCACAATTGCTGGTAATAAATACCACTGGCAACACTCAAAAACTAAAAAGTGGATAGCCATGACAAATAATGATTCAGAAATTGAGTTGTCTTTACGTGGAATCAGCTGGGAGAGTGAGATTGGTAATCGCACATTGATTTACAATCTAACTGTGCCGTTAGTCAGGAGTAATGTGGATCTTTGTTTGTTTAACCTTGCTCCATCAGAGTTAGTAGCCAATAAATCAAGTGCAATTGAACCATCTGTAGTTGCGCCTTATGTTATCGCACTTGGTGAATTGAAAGGGGGTATAGATCCCGCAGGTGCAGATGAGCATTGGAAAACTGCACAAGCAGCACTAAATCGTATACGTGAAGCATTTGCCAAAGTTGGGCATTCACCTTTTACTTTCTTCGTGGGTTCAGCAATTGCAAAAAGGATGGCAGGTGAAATCTGGAATCAACTGGAAAACGGCACTCTTAGTAATGCTGCCAACCTGAATCAGGAAAACCAAGTAGCATCTATTTCTCGCTGGTTGTGCAAACTTTAA